The proteins below are encoded in one region of Pseudomonas ekonensis:
- the garD gene encoding galactarate dehydratase, protein MQLIEHSDSPRYIRLHERDNVVVVVNDQGVPAGTEFAEGLVTVDFVPQSHKVAVEDIPEGGQVIRYGQIIGYALQPIPRGSWVKEDQLRMPTAPPLDSLPLSTDVPDAQAPLEGYTFEGYRNADGTVGTRNILGITTTVQCVTGVLDHAVKKIKEELLPKYPHVDDVVALTHSYGCGVAITATDAYIPIRTVRNLARNPNLGGEALVISLGCEKLQAGQVMHEDDASVDLSEPWLYRLQDSSHGFTEMVEQIMELAETRLKKLDQRRRETVPASELILGMQCGGSDAFSGITANPALGYASDLLLRAGATVMFSEVTEVRDAIYLLTSRAQTRTVAEELVREMDWYDRYLAKGEADRSANTTPGNKKGGLSNIVEKSLGSIVKSGSSAISGVLGPGERFKQKGLIFCATPASDFVCGTLQLAAGMNLHVFTTGRGTPYGLAMAPVVKVSTRTELAQRWPDLIDIDAGRIATGRATIEELGWELFHYYLAVASGKEQTWAEKHKLHNDITLFNPAPIT, encoded by the coding sequence ATGCAGTTGATTGAACATTCCGACTCGCCGCGCTACATCCGCCTGCACGAGCGGGACAATGTCGTGGTCGTGGTCAACGACCAGGGCGTGCCGGCCGGCACCGAATTCGCCGAGGGGCTGGTCACGGTGGATTTCGTGCCGCAGAGCCACAAGGTCGCCGTGGAAGACATTCCCGAGGGCGGTCAGGTGATCCGTTACGGACAGATCATCGGCTACGCCTTGCAGCCGATCCCCCGTGGCAGTTGGGTCAAGGAAGATCAACTGCGCATGCCGACCGCGCCGCCGCTGGACAGCCTGCCGCTGTCCACCGACGTGCCGGACGCCCAGGCGCCGCTGGAAGGCTACACCTTCGAGGGCTACCGCAACGCCGACGGCACCGTCGGCACGCGCAACATCCTCGGCATCACCACCACGGTGCAGTGCGTCACCGGAGTGCTGGATCACGCGGTAAAGAAAATCAAAGAGGAACTGCTGCCCAAGTACCCTCACGTCGATGACGTGGTGGCGCTGACCCACAGCTACGGCTGCGGCGTGGCCATCACCGCCACGGATGCGTACATCCCGATCCGCACCGTGCGCAACCTGGCGCGCAACCCGAACCTGGGCGGCGAAGCGCTGGTGATCAGCCTGGGCTGCGAGAAATTGCAGGCCGGGCAGGTGATGCACGAGGACGACGCTTCGGTGGACCTGAGCGAGCCATGGCTGTATCGCTTGCAGGATTCCAGCCACGGCTTCACCGAAATGGTCGAGCAGATCATGGAGCTGGCCGAGACCCGTCTGAAGAAACTCGACCAGCGCCGCCGGGAAACCGTGCCGGCGTCGGAGCTGATCCTCGGCATGCAGTGCGGCGGCAGCGACGCGTTCTCCGGCATCACCGCCAACCCGGCGCTGGGGTACGCTTCGGACTTGCTGCTGCGGGCCGGGGCGACGGTGATGTTCTCCGAAGTCACCGAGGTGCGCGACGCGATCTACCTGCTCACCTCCCGGGCGCAGACCCGGACCGTCGCCGAGGAATTGGTGCGCGAGATGGACTGGTACGACCGCTACCTGGCCAAGGGCGAGGCAGACCGCAGCGCCAACACCACGCCGGGCAACAAGAAGGGCGGGTTGTCGAACATTGTCGAGAAGTCGCTGGGTTCTATCGTCAAGTCCGGCAGCAGCGCCATCAGCGGCGTGCTCGGCCCAGGTGAGCGCTTCAAACAGAAAGGGCTGATCTTCTGCGCGACGCCGGCCAGCGACTTCGTCTGCGGCACCTTGCAACTGGCGGCGGGGATGAACCTGCATGTCTTCACCACCGGCCGCGGCACGCCGTACGGGTTGGCCATGGCGCCGGTGGTGAAGGTCTCGACCCGCACCGAGCTGGCGCAGCGCTGGCCGGACCTGATCGACATCGACGCCGGGCGGATCGCCACCGGGCGCGCGACCATCGAAGAGCTGGGCTGGGAGTTGTTCCACTACTACCTGGCCGTGGCGAGCGGCAAGGAGCAGACGTGGGCCGAGAAGCACAAGCTGCATAACGACATCACCCTGTTCAACCCGGCCCCCATTACTTAA
- a CDS encoding AEC family transporter, which yields MLAIFFETLNITAPVFAMLFLGVLLKRIDWINDNFIHTASALVFNVTMPALLFLGILHADLHAALQPALLIYFAVATLASFAAAWGWAIFKCPREDRGIYTQGAFRGNNGVIGLALAASMYGDYGISLGAILAALVILFYNTLSTIVLAVYSPVIKSDPWSICKSVVSNPLIISVIAAAPFAYFKIALPGWLETSGQYLAQTTLPLALICIGGTLSLAALRKSGNMALSSSLVKMVGLPVLATLGAWLWGFRGAELGILFLYFGSPTAAASFVMARAAQGNHELAAAIIVMTTLMAAVTTNIGIFFLQWGGWI from the coding sequence ATGCTGGCTATCTTCTTCGAAACCCTGAACATCACCGCGCCGGTTTTCGCCATGCTGTTTCTCGGTGTGCTGCTCAAGCGCATCGACTGGATCAACGACAACTTCATCCACACCGCGTCGGCCCTGGTGTTCAACGTCACCATGCCGGCGCTGCTGTTTCTGGGCATCCTCCATGCCGACCTGCACGCCGCCCTGCAACCGGCGCTGCTGATCTACTTCGCCGTCGCCACGCTGGCCAGCTTCGCGGCGGCCTGGGGTTGGGCGATCTTCAAGTGCCCGCGTGAGGACCGCGGCATCTATACCCAAGGCGCGTTCCGCGGCAACAACGGGGTGATCGGCCTGGCGCTGGCGGCGAGCATGTACGGCGACTACGGGATCTCCCTCGGGGCGATCCTCGCGGCGCTGGTGATCCTGTTCTACAACACCCTCTCGACCATTGTGCTGGCGGTGTACAGCCCGGTGATCAAGTCCGACCCGTGGAGCATCTGCAAAAGCGTGGTCAGCAACCCGCTGATCATCAGCGTGATCGCGGCGGCGCCGTTCGCCTACTTCAAGATTGCCTTGCCGGGGTGGCTGGAGACCTCCGGCCAATACCTGGCGCAGACCACCTTGCCGCTGGCGCTGATCTGCATCGGCGGCACGCTGTCGCTGGCGGCGCTGCGCAAGAGCGGCAACATGGCGCTCAGTTCCAGCCTGGTTAAGATGGTCGGCCTGCCGGTGCTGGCGACGCTCGGCGCCTGGCTGTGGGGCTTTCGGGGGGCGGAGCTGGGGATTCTGTTCCTGTACTTCGGCAGCCCGACCGCCGCGGCCAGTTTCGTCATGGCCCGTGCGGCGCAGGGCAACCATGAGCTGGCGGCGGCGATCATCGTCATGACCACCTTGATGGCGGCGGTCACCACCAACATCGGGATCTTCTTTTTGCAGTGGGGCGGGTGGATCTGA
- a CDS encoding septal ring lytic transglycosylase RlpA family protein, with the protein MKRLLLSCALLSLLAGCASSGTIDPHGYDQTGVASYYGAKHHGKRTASGEPFNQNALTAAHRQLPFGTRVKVTNLKNDRSCVVRINDRGPHTRGRLIDLSREAAQRLGMIGSGTARVRVQALED; encoded by the coding sequence ATGAAGCGCCTGCTCTTGAGTTGCGCCCTGCTTTCCTTGCTGGCCGGTTGCGCCAGCTCCGGCACCATCGACCCGCACGGTTACGACCAGACCGGCGTCGCCTCCTATTACGGCGCCAAGCACCACGGCAAACGCACCGCCAGCGGTGAGCCGTTCAACCAGAATGCCTTGACCGCCGCCCACCGCCAGCTGCCGTTCGGCACGCGGGTGAAGGTCACCAACCTGAAAAACGACAGATCCTGCGTCGTGCGCATCAACGACCGCGGCCCGCACACCCGCGGGCGCCTGATCGACCTTTCGCGCGAAGCCGCGCAGCGCCTGGGCATGATCGGCAGCGGCACCGCCCGGGTACGGGTGCAGGCCCTCGAAGACTGA
- the mreC gene encoding rod shape-determining protein MreC produces the protein MKPLFAKGPSLGVRLLVLAVLSVALMVVDARFSLLKPARSQMSLVLMDAYWITDLPGRLWDGVASQFGSRTELIADNEKLKTENLLLQGRLQKLAALTEQNVRLRELLNSSALVNEKVEVAELIGMDPNPFTHRIIINKGERDGVVLGQPVLDARGLMGQVVELMPYTSRVLLLTDSTHSIPVQVNRNGLRAIASGTGNPERLELRHVADTADIKEGDLLVSSGLGQRFPAGYPVATVKEVIHDSGQPFAIVRAVPTAALNRSRYMLLVFSDNRTAEERANDAAQAQENLDALGGGPVIPATVPKPVTVPAATPAAASPAAAAPTAATPAKPAAGKPPASAPAATKPPAATAAKPPAAQPAARPAAKPPAAAPATTGRQE, from the coding sequence ATTAAACCGCTTTTCGCCAAGGGCCCCTCATTGGGCGTGCGCCTGCTGGTGCTGGCCGTGCTGTCGGTCGCGCTGATGGTGGTCGATGCCCGCTTCAGTCTGCTCAAGCCTGCGCGCAGCCAGATGTCGCTGGTGCTGATGGACGCCTACTGGATCACCGACCTGCCCGGACGGCTCTGGGACGGTGTCGCCAGCCAGTTCGGCAGCCGCACCGAGCTGATCGCCGACAACGAAAAACTCAAGACCGAGAACCTGCTGCTGCAGGGCCGCCTGCAGAAGCTGGCCGCCCTCACCGAGCAGAACGTGCGCCTGCGCGAGTTGCTGAACTCGTCAGCGCTGGTCAACGAGAAGGTCGAGGTCGCCGAACTGATCGGCATGGACCCGAACCCGTTCACCCACCGCATCATCATCAACAAGGGCGAGCGCGACGGCGTGGTGCTCGGCCAGCCGGTGCTCGACGCCCGCGGCCTGATGGGCCAGGTGGTCGAGCTGATGCCGTACACCTCCCGCGTGCTGCTGCTGACCGACTCCACCCACAGCATCCCGGTGCAGGTGAACCGCAACGGCCTGCGGGCCATCGCCAGCGGCACCGGCAACCCGGAGCGCCTGGAACTGCGCCATGTGGCCGACACCGCCGACATCAAGGAAGGCGACCTGCTGGTCAGCTCCGGCCTGGGCCAGCGTTTCCCGGCCGGCTACCCGGTGGCGACGGTCAAGGAAGTGATCCACGATTCCGGCCAGCCGTTCGCCATCGTCCGTGCCGTGCCGACCGCCGCCCTGAACCGCAGCCGCTACATGCTGCTGGTGTTCAGCGACAACCGCACCGCCGAAGAGCGCGCGAACGACGCGGCCCAGGCCCAGGAAAACCTCGACGCCCTCGGTGGCGGCCCGGTGATTCCGGCGACCGTGCCCAAGCCGGTCACGGTGCCTGCGGCGACCCCGGCGGCGGCCAGCCCGGCCGCTGCGGCCCCAACGGCCGCAACCCCGGCCAAGCCTGCGGCCGGCAAGCCGCCGGCGTCGGCCCCGGCCGCCACGAAACCGCCAGCCGCCACCGCCGCCAAGCCACCGGCCGCCCAGCCTGCTGCGCGACCGGCGGCCAAACCGCCGGCCGCTGCGCCAGCCACCACCGGGAGACAGGAATAA
- the gatA gene encoding Asp-tRNA(Asn)/Glu-tRNA(Gln) amidotransferase subunit GatA, whose protein sequence is MHHMTLAEIARGLADKKFSSEELTKALLARIAQLDPQINSFISLTQELALAQAKAADARRANGESGALLGAPIAHKDLFCTQGIRTSCGSKMLDNFKAPYDATVVAKLAAAGTVTLGKTNMDEFAMGSANESSWYGAVKNPWNLEHVPGGSSGGSAAAVAARLLPAATATDTGGSIRQPAAFTNLTGLKPTYGRVSRWGMIAYASSLDQGGPLARTAEDCAILLQGMAGFDPNDSTSIDEPVPDYTAGLNGSLQGLRIGVPKEYFGAGLDPRIAELVQNSIQQLQKLGAVIKEISLPNMQHAIPAYYVIAPAEASSNLSRFDGVRFGHRCEAPKNLEDLYKRSRGEGFGAEVQRRIMVGAYALSAGYYDAYYLKAQKIRRLVKNDFMAAFNDVDVILGPTTPNPAWKLGAKNSDPVAAYLEDVYTITANLAGLPGLSMPAGFVDGLPVGVQLLAPYFQEGRLLNVAHQYQLNTDWHTRTPTGF, encoded by the coding sequence ATGCATCACATGACTCTGGCCGAGATCGCCCGCGGTCTGGCCGACAAGAAGTTTTCCTCCGAAGAGCTGACCAAGGCCCTGCTGGCGCGCATCGCCCAGCTCGACCCTCAGATCAACAGCTTCATCAGCCTCACCCAAGAGCTGGCCCTGGCCCAGGCGAAAGCCGCCGACGCCCGCCGCGCCAACGGTGAGAGCGGCGCCCTGCTCGGCGCGCCGATCGCCCACAAGGACCTGTTCTGCACCCAGGGCATCCGCACCAGCTGCGGCTCGAAGATGCTCGACAACTTCAAGGCCCCGTACGACGCCACCGTGGTCGCCAAGCTGGCCGCCGCCGGCACCGTGACCCTGGGCAAGACCAACATGGACGAATTCGCCATGGGTTCGGCCAACGAGTCGAGCTGGTACGGCGCGGTGAAGAACCCGTGGAACCTGGAGCACGTGCCGGGCGGTTCGTCCGGCGGTTCCGCCGCCGCCGTGGCCGCGCGCCTGCTGCCGGCCGCCACCGCCACCGACACCGGCGGCTCGATCCGCCAGCCTGCGGCGTTCACCAACCTGACCGGCCTGAAGCCGACCTACGGCCGCGTTTCGCGCTGGGGCATGATCGCCTACGCGTCGAGCCTCGACCAGGGCGGCCCGCTGGCCCGCACCGCCGAAGACTGCGCGATCCTGCTGCAGGGCATGGCCGGGTTCGACCCGAACGACTCCACCAGCATCGACGAGCCGGTGCCGGACTACACCGCCGGCCTCAACGGCTCGCTGCAGGGCCTGCGCATCGGCGTGCCGAAGGAATACTTCGGCGCCGGCCTCGACCCGCGCATCGCCGAACTGGTCCAGAACAGCATCCAGCAGCTGCAGAAGCTCGGTGCCGTGATCAAGGAAATCAGCCTGCCGAACATGCAGCACGCGATTCCGGCGTACTACGTGATCGCCCCGGCGGAAGCCTCTTCCAACCTGTCGCGTTTCGACGGCGTGCGCTTCGGCCACCGCTGCGAAGCCCCGAAGAACCTGGAAGACCTGTACAAGCGCTCCCGCGGCGAAGGCTTCGGCGCGGAAGTGCAGCGCCGGATCATGGTCGGCGCCTACGCGCTGTCCGCCGGCTACTACGACGCCTACTACCTGAAGGCGCAGAAGATCCGCCGCCTGGTGAAAAACGATTTCATGGCCGCGTTCAATGACGTCGACGTCATCCTCGGCCCGACCACGCCGAACCCGGCCTGGAAGCTCGGCGCCAAGAACAGCGATCCGGTCGCCGCGTACCTGGAAGACGTCTACACCATCACCGCCAACCTCGCGGGCCTGCCGGGCCTGTCGATGCCGGCCGGTTTCGTCGACGGCCTGCCGGTCGGCGTGCAGCTGCTCGCTCCGTATTTCCAGGAAGGTCGCCTGTTGAACGTCGCCCACCAGTATCAGCTCAACACTGACTGGCACACCCGCACCCCAACCGGCTTCTGA
- the gatC gene encoding Asp-tRNA(Asn)/Glu-tRNA(Gln) amidotransferase subunit GatC — protein sequence MALERSDVEKIAHLACLGLNEADLPHITSALNSILGLVDEMQAVDTDGIEPLAHPLEASQRLRADVVTESNHREAYQSIAPAVENGLYLVPKVID from the coding sequence ATGGCGCTAGAACGCTCCGACGTGGAAAAAATCGCTCATCTGGCCTGCCTGGGCCTCAATGAAGCCGATCTTCCACACATCACTTCGGCCCTCAACAGCATCCTGGGGCTGGTCGACGAAATGCAGGCCGTCGACACCGACGGCATCGAGCCGCTGGCCCACCCGCTGGAAGCCAGCCAGCGCCTGCGCGCCGACGTCGTCACCGAAAGCAATCACCGCGAGGCCTATCAGTCCATCGCACCAGCGGTCGAAAACGGCCTGTACCTGGTTCCGAAAGTCATCGACTAA
- the mreB gene encoding rod shape-determining protein MreB: MFKKLRGMFSSDLSIDLGTANTLIYVRERGIVLNEPSVVAIRTHGNQKSVVAVGTEAKRMLGRTPGNIAAIRPMKDGVIADFSVCEKMLQYFINKVHENSFLQPSPRVLICVPCKSTQVERRAIRESALGAGAREVFLIEEPMAAAIGAGLPVEEARGSMVVDIGGGTTEIALISLNGVVYAESVRVGGDRFDEAIITYVRRNYGSLIGESTAERIKQEIGTAYPGGEVREVDVRGRNLAEGVPRAFTLNSNEVLEALQESLATIVQAVKSALEQSPPELASDIAERGLVLTGGGALLRDLDKLLAQETGLPVIVAEDPLTCVARGGGRALEMMDKHTMDLLSSE; the protein is encoded by the coding sequence ATGTTCAAGAAACTGCGTGGCATGTTTTCCAGCGATCTTTCCATTGACCTGGGCACTGCCAACACCCTTATTTACGTGCGCGAGCGCGGTATCGTCCTGAACGAGCCATCGGTTGTGGCCATCCGGACACACGGTAACCAGAAAAGTGTCGTGGCTGTCGGCACCGAAGCCAAGCGCATGCTCGGCCGTACGCCGGGCAACATTGCCGCCATTCGTCCGATGAAGGACGGCGTGATCGCCGACTTCAGCGTCTGCGAAAAGATGCTGCAATACTTTATCAACAAGGTTCACGAAAACAGCTTCCTGCAGCCCAGCCCTCGCGTGCTGATCTGCGTTCCGTGCAAGTCCACCCAGGTCGAGCGTCGTGCCATCCGTGAATCGGCCCTCGGCGCCGGTGCCCGCGAAGTGTTCCTGATCGAAGAGCCGATGGCTGCTGCGATCGGTGCCGGCCTGCCGGTCGAAGAGGCCCGCGGCTCGATGGTCGTCGACATCGGCGGCGGCACCACCGAGATCGCGTTGATCTCCCTGAACGGTGTGGTCTACGCCGAATCCGTCCGCGTCGGCGGCGACCGCTTCGACGAAGCGATCATCACCTACGTGCGCCGCAACTACGGCAGCCTGATCGGCGAATCCACCGCCGAGCGCATCAAGCAGGAAATCGGCACCGCCTACCCGGGCGGCGAAGTCCGTGAAGTCGACGTCCGCGGCCGCAACCTGGCCGAAGGCGTTCCGCGCGCATTCACCCTGAACTCCAACGAAGTGCTGGAGGCTCTGCAAGAGTCCCTGGCGACCATCGTTCAGGCCGTGAAGAGCGCCCTGGAGCAATCGCCTCCGGAACTGGCTTCCGACATCGCCGAGCGCGGCCTGGTGCTGACCGGCGGCGGCGCGCTGCTGCGTGACCTGGACAAGCTGCTGGCCCAGGAAACCGGTCTGCCGGTGATCGTCGCCGAAGACCCGCTGACCTGCGTTGCCCGTGGCGGCGGCCGTGCTTTGGAAATGATGGACAAGCACACCATGGACCTGCTCTCCAGCGAATAA
- a CDS encoding carboxymuconolactone decarboxylase family protein yields MTDSKKTGVEIRRQVMGDAFVDRALGSATEFTRPLQDFVNEHAWGGVWNREGLPLKTRSLITLAALTALKCPQELKGHVRGALNNGCTVEEIREALLHCAVYAGVPAAIDAFRAAQEVIDTYQKPE; encoded by the coding sequence ATGACCGATTCGAAGAAGACCGGGGTAGAGATCCGCCGCCAGGTGATGGGCGATGCGTTCGTCGACCGCGCCCTGGGCAGCGCCACCGAGTTCACCCGGCCGCTGCAGGACTTCGTCAACGAACACGCCTGGGGCGGCGTGTGGAACCGCGAAGGCCTGCCGCTCAAGACCCGCAGCCTGATCACCCTCGCCGCGCTGACGGCACTCAAGTGCCCGCAGGAACTGAAGGGCCACGTGCGCGGCGCGCTGAACAACGGCTGCACCGTGGAGGAGATCCGCGAGGCGCTGTTGCACTGCGCGGTGTATGCCGGCGTGCCGGCGGCGATCGATGCGTTCCGGGCGGCGCAGGAAGTGATCGACACTTACCAGAAACCCGAGTGA
- a CDS encoding calcium/sodium antiporter has product MIELLSGLILLIAGAELMVRAAVRLATRLHVRPLIIGLTLVALGSSAPQMAVSLQAALTHNPDIAVGSVVGASIFNILVTLGLSALIIPLRVSRQLVRLDIPLMIGASLLVFALAWNKELGHIDGLVLLGALALYLGLLRRQSRHSARPHAEHPQDPQASWAVSVLMIVGGLAMLVFAGRLLLGAAVAVATDLGFSERIIGLTVVAVGTSLPELATSLIAALRGQRDIAVGNVIGANLFNLLGVLGFTALVSPTPLSVSPNALDFDLPVMLGVAVLCLPVFYSGYRVTRAEGLLLLGLYLAYGLHLLSFTTGMPLAGKLERLMLFYVLPTLLAFLFFTSVRAWRRQHHKRDVP; this is encoded by the coding sequence GTGATCGAACTGCTCAGCGGACTGATCCTGCTGATCGCCGGCGCCGAACTGATGGTGCGCGCCGCCGTCCGCCTGGCCACTCGCCTGCACGTGCGCCCGCTGATCATCGGCCTGACCCTCGTCGCCCTCGGCAGCAGCGCCCCGCAGATGGCGGTCAGCCTGCAGGCCGCGCTGACCCACAACCCCGACATCGCCGTCGGCAGCGTGGTCGGCGCCAGCATCTTCAACATCCTCGTCACCCTGGGCCTGTCGGCTCTGATCATCCCGTTGCGGGTGTCGCGGCAACTGGTGCGCCTGGACATTCCGCTGATGATCGGCGCCAGCCTGCTGGTGTTCGCGCTGGCCTGGAACAAGGAACTGGGGCACATCGACGGCCTCGTGCTGCTGGGCGCCCTGGCCCTGTACCTCGGCCTGCTCAGGCGCCAGTCGCGGCACTCGGCGCGCCCCCACGCCGAACACCCGCAGGATCCGCAGGCCTCATGGGCCGTCAGCGTGCTGATGATCGTCGGCGGCCTGGCCATGCTGGTGTTCGCCGGGCGCCTGCTGCTGGGCGCCGCCGTGGCGGTGGCCACCGACCTGGGTTTCTCCGAGCGGATCATCGGCCTGACCGTGGTGGCGGTCGGCACCTCGCTGCCGGAACTCGCCACCTCGCTGATCGCCGCCCTGCGCGGGCAGCGCGACATCGCCGTGGGCAACGTGATCGGCGCCAACCTGTTCAACCTGCTCGGCGTGCTGGGCTTCACCGCGCTGGTGTCGCCGACGCCGCTGTCGGTCTCCCCCAACGCGCTGGACTTCGACCTGCCGGTGATGCTCGGCGTCGCCGTGCTGTGCCTGCCGGTGTTCTATTCCGGCTACCGGGTGACCCGCGCCGAGGGCCTGTTGCTGCTCGGCCTGTACCTGGCCTACGGGCTGCACCTGCTGTCGTTCACCACCGGCATGCCGCTGGCGGGCAAGCTGGAGCGGTTGATGCTGTTTTATGTGCTGCCGACGCTGCTGGCGTTTCTGTTTTTCACGTCCGTGCGCGCCTGGCGCCGCCAACACCACAAGAGGGATGTGCCATGA
- the gatB gene encoding Asp-tRNA(Asn)/Glu-tRNA(Gln) amidotransferase subunit GatB, with protein sequence MQWEVVIGLEIHTQLTTRSKIFSGSSTTFGSEPNTQASLIDLGMPGVLPVLNQEAVRMAVMFGQAIDAEIGQHNVFARKNYFYPDLPKGYQISQMELPIVGKGHLDIALEDGTVKRVGITRAHLEEDAGKSLHEEFGGATGIDLNRAGTPLLEIVSEPDMRSAKEAVAYVKAIHALVRYLGICDGNMAEGSLRCDCNVSIRPKGQAEFGTRCEIKNVNSFRFIEKAINSEIQRQIDLIEDGGKVIQQTRLYDPNKDETRPMRSKEEANDYRYFPDPDLLPVVIEQAYLDEVRATLPELPPQKRERFQSQFGLSAYDANVLATSREQADYFEQVAGISGDAKLAANWVMVELGSLLNKQGLDIEQSPVSAELLGGMLQRIKDNTISGKIAKVVFEAMANGEGSADEIIDKRGLKQVTDTGAISAVLDEMLAANAEQVEQYRAADEAKRGKMFGFFVGQAMKASKGKANPQQVNELLKSKLEG encoded by the coding sequence ATGCAATGGGAAGTCGTGATCGGGCTGGAGATTCACACCCAGCTCACCACCCGGTCGAAAATCTTTTCCGGTAGTTCCACCACCTTCGGTTCCGAGCCGAACACCCAGGCCAGCCTGATCGACCTGGGCATGCCCGGCGTGCTGCCGGTGCTCAACCAGGAAGCCGTGCGCATGGCCGTGATGTTCGGCCAGGCGATCGACGCCGAGATCGGCCAGCACAACGTGTTCGCCCGCAAGAACTACTTCTATCCGGACCTGCCCAAGGGCTACCAGATCAGCCAGATGGAGCTGCCGATCGTCGGCAAGGGCCACCTGGACATCGCCCTGGAGGACGGCACGGTCAAGCGCGTCGGCATCACCCGCGCCCACCTTGAGGAAGACGCCGGCAAGAGCCTGCACGAAGAGTTCGGCGGCGCCACCGGCATCGACCTGAACCGCGCCGGCACGCCGCTGCTGGAGATCGTCTCCGAACCGGACATGCGCAGCGCCAAGGAAGCCGTGGCCTACGTCAAGGCGATCCACGCGCTGGTGCGCTACCTGGGCATCTGCGACGGCAACATGGCCGAAGGCTCGCTGCGCTGCGACTGCAACGTGTCGATCCGCCCCAAAGGCCAGGCCGAGTTCGGCACCCGCTGCGAGATCAAGAACGTCAACTCGTTCCGCTTCATCGAGAAGGCGATCAACTCCGAGATCCAGCGCCAGATCGACCTGATCGAAGACGGCGGCAAGGTGATCCAGCAGACCCGCCTGTACGACCCGAACAAGGACGAGACCCGCCCGATGCGCAGCAAGGAGGAAGCCAACGACTACCGTTACTTCCCCGATCCGGACCTGCTGCCGGTGGTCATCGAGCAAGCCTACCTGGACGAGGTGCGCGCCACCCTGCCGGAACTGCCGCCGCAGAAGCGCGAGCGCTTCCAGAGCCAGTTCGGCCTGTCGGCCTACGATGCAAACGTGCTGGCCACCAGCCGCGAGCAGGCGGACTACTTCGAACAGGTCGCGGGCATCAGCGGCGACGCCAAGCTGGCGGCGAACTGGGTGATGGTCGAGCTGGGCAGCCTGCTCAACAAGCAAGGCCTGGACATCGAGCAGTCGCCGGTCTCGGCCGAGCTGCTGGGCGGCATGCTGCAGCGCATCAAGGACAACACCATCTCCGGCAAGATCGCCAAGGTGGTGTTCGAAGCGATGGCCAACGGTGAAGGCAGCGCGGACGAGATCATCGACAAGCGCGGCCTCAAGCAAGTGACCGACACCGGCGCGATCTCCGCGGTGCTGGACGAAATGCTCGCCGCCAACGCCGAGCAGGTCGAGCAGTACCGTGCGGCGGACGAAGCCAAGCGCGGCAAGATGTTCGGCTTCTTCGTCGGCCAGGCCATGAAGGCGTCCAAGGGCAAGGCCAACCCGCAGCAAGTGAACGAACTGCTCAAAAGCAAGCTCGAAGGCTGA